A single Sander lucioperca isolate FBNREF2018 chromosome 24, SLUC_FBN_1.2, whole genome shotgun sequence DNA region contains:
- the rp1l1a gene encoding retinitis pigmentosa 1-like 1 protein isoform X2, whose product MYSVEAGMWDPQPPSKHASSISPRPPSNLRPAHVIAAPPAKRITFYKSGDRQFGGVKMAIQKRSFKCFDALLDDLSQKVPLPFGVRTVTTPRGIHAIKHLEQLQDGGCYLCSDRRQAKPVNMELAGKRPTIWYHHSRRPQQPESSSTTPPGHQSNRQRRILLVKNSEPGMRRSVVLSRRSTRSLKSFLDEVSEVMQFHVRKLYTAEGRRIDSVQNLMTCPGTLVCVGREAFSPLLVNFIRKSSEEKLPGLGSRGPALGPRTPGNGARSPATQGARSPPRGAQSRASEYSEGHESRKNVNFGLETKKSIIHPRSDSSNRSTRFSLSSEKSFSNGVSAYSQARPAIMNDDIEKRVLVNKDGSLSVEMRVRFRLHNDETLQWSTQVKKSPSLTNECCPLSQAQPHYLQQGQSESCSDSTSFDPEGVDYSNQPVQHVLEGNQCPCCYQRQEQQYDLWENPAHSQKQHPVPPPHPPSHAHTLLRHTHSSSSSSSCNSRRVVRCRARVTNCGAGSKQSQLVQEEMFMTEQVERRVELEQDGDTQVEVCRMSQCCSRSEVVAIDSNLRPLSRKSAEDELMMEEEGERPLSAISSSSHILQSLQEDQDDDLPPSASQCCHSNEPSPSPTSQTHLSDKPTSSVAAVYVHSTEHETQEEDRGSRAVSVASSCHCGAATPHSTAEAEEMDRAPSSKSKPSRASSRSSKVRIPNSEEEGAADDEDEDVKRVVSGLSGHTGCSLQSRGSSVCPNCGGCKRGVNSESNSRASQRSQHSHRASPKQASPLSSQENANNGSDDDDGSEGSDGSTKSNKTNLTNNGRCSAISNILEDRASSAMSNPDEAGKEEERALSATSATSHRSNRSHKSGYNGSPCGIAQKEEERSPSAMSAQSNMSAKSSKSHKSNCSCTADAPDIKTTEDAEEENNEERALSSLSAKSGASAETSASVKKGTKVASPTDNTAVEENDTNKRTPSALSDKPGEAERPDSVMSAKSAKSNVSAKSGTSHRSTCSHYASRADGPVIKAIEQEEEMESEERAASAMSDKSNLSAKSNKSHKSIKDGEDGEERAASQVSGRLVKSNTSNSNDNETAASPSSKEKENELGEDEQQRPESVISAKSASSAKSHRTNCDTSSRVASPAKDTAKTEVDGMEDRTPSAMSSKSHTSAKSSKSQKSNQTTASPNPNEDAMPSIEINGKEEHNENRERVASAMSVKSKSSMRSRTSHKSSKNLKLVSPSPNVVTFQTPEGVDEDGNETTERAQSAASAKSGKSNVSTLSRKSHHKRTADVAVIETADADENVEDNSTKSKSHGQTLSPRRSCSPLTHSPKAASPSRSGKSKCGCGAASALEKSKEEKEGEKKENPEELKNEEASERAASILSSSSRRQRRESGGTEQPLSRNSSGSVSLGLPEDQEIADSDSGKSCVSFHTNTGEKDRVKTVTPHAPKSSEQSALKEERGGTGSIMSQMSNSKSTHNHPAVDIPTIKTTGGSRDKGEEGGEQTTERGASALSAKSSRSHKSSCSCGVKAPRMLDSKPKQHTSASPTKAGNDLETASLKSASTTKASKMDANDNRTSSAMSAASAKARSKSPANASAENANVAGDSGDNHTATQAISRPASKAEGEEDIADNKAASVQSKSPHSLRPDSAASAHSGSKMKASKEIKSNSRPSSKVETSSGSTLHHSMSAADMLKKTMAAAAAVRPNSQQSKASKTSDKSRSKKSQRSRNQTDHEELELSPACLPNASPNEVVSDWLRNIPANSCMLALGDGLNEEEQEKVEEEKPGEEEAKEEGSPEVGKVEDKEEDVEADEEEQKEEEAECDAAEEEKSSDPAPVGGDAVGTRPKTLLSSSDALPKSWHSSVAVMKVLLSSSPGRCQSMPEVSPVYGRRLSTSARGFLDCLAQLQLIEPKVTPGFDQQKDHNQQYEDIMAILQSLWLTSPRDIETKEGKDVGTEQVTPPRSSSGVGMSSGSGGSGKENGTQGGDETNQNKTKESSLHEEEEGGAEKVGEEEEEGNAEAELKETEAEPEETDVAEEEVQSEEQSPSLDSPKATENPSSSDKSSANDSSKSPTDNEHETAEDSGSSGTPPTVLRAPLSKRLSQDPDPVWVLHLLKKLEKQFMDHYIDAMAEFKVRWDLDDSLMLDTMIGELREEVSRRIQSSIQREVRKIQSRAGRGGKLPRPPQSANLSRESTVTEKRRQILKVMKNQSVKTADCLSDGEMTAEFSDQRSDDEFCPCDACVRKKMAARPLKANPLAAEAPVMMEFDLLKILQLKKTPSPVPAVVSQSAEVEGDSEVADEEGRNLEVVQEEEEEEETKEDIKADVVLEETIPEEDEEIGKEEEDGGEAGDDEEEEAEKEESIAGVEDQEEKETGGEETGEEETSGNGVEEEEAECQCQCARNEEESDKAEEGEEETAGEAAEETSDNAAEDETGDDEERAGEEEGENAEDEEEPGGNDGETATEKEEEESDKETVKEATAGEGETTENVEGEEEEAEVEECEVSEFKEEDEEKEGEEEGKEGEEEEEVKEEVTGKESGEDEDSGETEDDSAAKNEESTPLEEFVEGNVSASAEGDDAAGEGESHEDEKEGESEEPADEASEEERTSSKGQGVTVTEGEEADAEESDTDSKRPSNTSVAESGREGAGATEDEEGREGGEDGDEADDAVEEFKPEEEEEEDGEVDKRENGALFHQFTRTSVESQPGSLEDIGTESPHNLVSSIEVPKRAACVCGQRRSRSPGRVKRSKPKECDVELN is encoded by the exons ATGTACTCGGTCGAGGCAGGGATGTGGGACCCCCAGCCCCCGTCTAAACATGCCTCGTCCATCTCCCCGCGACCCCCCTCCAATTTACGCCCTGCCCATGTGATCGCAGCCCCCCCAGCCAAGAGGATCACCTTCTACAAAAGCGGCGACAGACAGTTCGGGGGCGTCAAGATGGCCATCCAAAAGCGCAGCTTCAAATGTTTCGATGCCCTGCTGGACGACCTTTCCCAAAAG GTGCCCTTGCCATTTGGCGTGCGGACTGTGACCACTCCCCGCGGCATCCATGCCATCAAACACCTGGAGCAGCTCCAGGACGGTGGCTGCTACCTCTGCTCTGACCGGCGCCAGGCTAAGCCAGTCAACATGGAGCTGGCCGGCAAACGCCCGACCATCTGGTACCATCACAGCCGGAGGCCCCAGCAGCCCGAATCCTCATCCACAACACCGCCCGGCCATCAGTCTAACAGGCAGCGGCGGATCCTGCTGGTGAAGAACAGCGAGCCGGGGATGAGGAGGAGCGTGGTGCTGAGCAGGAGGTCAACCAGGAGCCTGAAGTCCTTTCTTGATGAGGTGTCAGAGGTGATGCAGTTTCATGTCCGCAAGCTCTACACTGCTGAGGGACGAAGG ATTGACAGCGTACAAAACCTGATGACTTGTCCTGGTACGTTGGTGTGCGTTGGCCGGGAAGCCTTCAGCCCACTGTTGGTAAACTTCATCAGGAAGAGCTCAGAGGAAAAACTGCCTGGTCTGGGCAGCAGGGGCCCTGCTCTTGGCCCCAGGACTCCTGGAAATGGGGCCAGATCTCCTGCTACTCAAGGAGCAAGATCCCCACCTCGTGGAGCTCAGTCCAGAGCCAGCGAATACAGCGAAGGGCATGAAAGCAGGAAAAATG tTAACTTTGGTCTGGAAACCAAAAAAAGCATAATCCATCCTCGTTCAGATTCCTCAAACCGCTCCACCCGTTTCTCCTTGTCTTCAGAGAAGTCATTCAGCAATGGTGTCAGCGCCTACTCCCAGGCCAGACCAGCTATTATGAACGATGACATTGAAAAGCGTGTCCTGGTCAATAAAGACGGCAGCCTGTCAGTTGAGATGAGGGTGCGTTTCCGACTACACAATGACGAGACCCTGCAGTGGTCTACACAAGTCAAAAAATCCCCATCTCTGACTAATGAATGTTGCCCCCTGAGCCAGGCCCAGCCCCATTACCTGCAGCAGGGCCAATCAGAGAGCTGCTCTGATTCCACATCCTTTGACCCAGAGGGTGTGGATTATTCTAACCAACCTGTGCAGCATGTATTGGAGGGGAACCAATGCCCCTGCTGTTACCAGAGACAGGAACAGCAATACGACTTATGGGAAAACCCAGCACACAGCCAAAAACAGCATCCTGTCCCTCCTCCACATCCACCCAGCCACGCCCACACTCTGTTGAGACATACACACTCTTCTAGCTCTTCCTCGTCATGTAATTCCAGGAGGGTGGTGCGCTGTCGAGCACGAGTCACGAACTGCGGAGCAGGTTCAAAGCAGAGCCAACTGGTCCAGGAGGAGATGTTTATGACGGAGCAGGTCGAGCGCAGAGTAGAGCTGGAGCAAGATGGAGATACCCAAGTCGAGGTGTGCAGGATGAGCCAATGCTGCAGCCGCAGTGAAGTAGTTGCCATTGACAGCAACCTACGACCACTTAGCAGGAAGTCAGCAGAGGATGAGCTAATGATGGAGGAAGAAGGGGAGCGTCCGCTGTCTGCAATCAGTAGCTCCTCACATATCCTTCAATCACTGCAAGAGGACCAGGATGATGACCTGCCACCCAGCGCCTCACAATGCTGTCATAGCAATGAACCATCTCCTTCCCCAACTTCCCAGACTCACCTGAGCGACAAACCAACAAGCAGTGTCGCGGCTGTTTATGTCCACTCTACAGAACACGAGACGCAAGAGGAAGACAGAGGAAGCAGAGCAGTATCTGTAGCCTCTTCCTGTCACTGTGGAGCAGCCACCCCACATTCAACAGCTGAAGCAGAGGAGATGGATCGAGCTCCCAGCTCCAAGTCCAAACCGAGCAGAGCCTCAAGCAGGTCCAGCAAAGTCCGGATCCCAAACTCAGAAGAAGAGGGGGCTGCagatgatgaggatgaagatGTAAAGAGGGTTGTTAGTGGCTTGTCTGGTCATACAGGATGTTCTCTGCAGTCAAGGGGATCCAGTGTATGTCCCAATTGTGGCGGATGCAAACGTGGGGTCAACTCAGAATCCAATAGCAGAGCATCACAGAGGTCCCAGCATTCCCACCGAGCCTCTCCAAAGCAGGCGTCACCTCTTTCCAGCCAAGAGAATGCAAATAATggcagtgatgatgatgatggctcAGAAGGTTCAGATGGGTCCACAAAATCCAACAAGACCAACCTCACCAACAATGGCCGCTGCTCTGCAATATCAAACATCCTGGAGGACAGAGCATCTAGTGCCATGTCCAATCCTGATGAAGCaggaaaagaggaagaaagggCTCTGAGTGCCACCTCAGCCACAAGCCACAGGTCCAATAGATCACACAAGTCTGGCTATAATGGCAGCCCTTGTGGTATAGCAcaaaaagaggaggagagaagccCTAGTGCCATGTCGGCTCAGTCCAACATGTCTGCCAAGTCCAGCAAGTCACACAAGTCCAACTGCAGCTGCACCGCTGACGCTCCGGACATAAAGACAACAGAGGATGCAGAAGAAGAGAACAATGAAGAAAGAGCACTTAGCTCCTTGTCAGCCAAATCTGGTGCCTCGGCGGAGACCAGTGCTTCAGTCAAGAAAGGAACTAAGGTTGCCTCACCAACTGACAATACAGCTGTGGAGGAGAATGACACAAACAAAAGAACTCCCAGTGCCCTATCTGATAAGCCTGGCGAGGCAGAAAGACCAGATAGTGTCATGTCTGCTAAATCAGCTAAATCTAATGTGTCAGCAAAGTCCGGCACATCTCACAGGTCTACTTGCAGTCACTATGCATCTCGAGCTGATGGACCCGTTATCAAAGCAATAgaacaggaagaagaaatggagtcagaggagagagcagcgAGTGCCATGTCAGACAAATCAAATCTTTCTGCCAAGTCTAATAAATCCCATAAGTCCATCA AAGATGGAGAAGATGGAGAAGAAAGGGCAGCGAGTCAAGTGTCAGGCAGATTAGTCAAATCTAACACGTCTAACTCTAATGACAATGAAACCGCTGCATCTCCAAGCTccaaggaaaaagaaaatgagctggGAGAAGATGAACAGCAGAGGCCTGAAAGTGTAATATCTGCTAAATCAGCTTCTTCTGCAAAGTCTCACCGCACAAATTGTGACACAAGTTCAAGAGTGGCTTCTCCAGCCAAAGACACAGCAAAGACAGAGGTAGACGGCATGGAGGACAGAACCCCCAGCGCCATGTCTAGTAAATCACACACCTCTGCAAAGTCCTCCAAGTCCCAGAAGTCAAATCAAACCACAGCATCTCCAAATCCAAATGAAGATGCTATGCCTTCTATTGAGATAAATGGAAAAGAGGAGCATAATGAAAATCGAGAGCGGGTGGCCAGTGCCATGTCTGTCAAGTCAAAATCTTCGATGAGGTCCCGTACTTCTCACAAGTCTAGCAAGAATCTCAAACTGGTGTCACCAAGTCCAAATGTTGTCACCTTTCAAACACCAGAGGGGGTTGATGAAGATGGAAATGAGACAACAGAGAGAGCACAAAGTGCTGCTTCTGCTAAATCAGGGAAATCTAATGTTTCGACTTTATCGCGTAAGTCTCATCATAAGAGAACAGCTGATGTTGCTGTTATTGAAACAGCAGATGCAGATGAAAACGTGGAAGACAATTCAACAAAAAGTAAATCTCACGGACAAACGCTCTCACCCAGGAGGTCGTGTTCCCCACTGACCCACTCACCCAAAGCTGCATCCCCCAGCAGATCTGGCAAATCAAAATGTGGCTGTGGAGCAGCTTCAGCACTTGAAAAGtcaaaggaagaaaaagagggGGAGAAAAAGGAAAATCCTGAGGAACTTAAAAATGAGGAGGCTTCTGAGCGGGCCGCCAGCATCCTGTCGTCCTCAAGCAGAAGGCAGAGGAGAGAATCAGGAGGCACTGAGCAACCACTGAGTCGAAACTCATCAGGCTCAGTCTCTCTTGGGTTGCCAGAAGACCAGGAAATAGCCGACTCAGACAGTGGCAAGTCCTGTGTTTCTTTTCACACAAATACTGGGGAAAAGGACAGAGTGAAGACAGTTACTCCCCATGCCCCCAAAAGCTCAGAACAGTCCGCTTTGAAGGAAGAAAGGGGGGGAACGGGGTCCATCATGTCTCAAATGTCCAACAGTAAAAGCACTCACAATCATCCAGCAGTTGATATCCCTACTATTAAAACAACAGGGGGGAGCAGGGATAAAGGTGAAGAAGGTGGGGAGCaaacaacagagagaggagcCAGTGCATTGTCAGCCAAAAGCAGCAGGTCTCACAAGTCTTCTTGTAGCTGTGGCGTCAAAGCACCTCGAATGCTTGACAGTAAGCCAAAGCAACACACTAGTGCCAGCCCAACCAAAGCAGGAAATGACCTTGAAACAGCAAGTTTGAAGTCAGCTTCGACGACAAAAGCTAGCAAAATGGACGCCAATGACAACAGGACATCATCTGCAATGTCAGCAGCAAGTGCTAAAGCTCGGAGCAAATCCCCTGCAAATGCTAGCGCTGAAAATGCCAATGTAGCTGGAGATTCAGGAGATAATCACACTGCAACTCAGGCCATCAGTAGACCAGCTAGTAAGGCCGAAGGGGAAGAAGATATCGCAGACAATAAGGCGGCGAGTGTCCAATCCAAGAGTCCCCATAGCCTCAGGCCTGATTCGGCAGCTTCAGCTCACTCAGGCTCAAAAATGAAAGCATCAAAGGAGATTAAATCCAATTCCAGACCAAGCAGCAAAGTGGAGACATCTAGTGGGAGCACTCTGCATCACTCTATGTCTGCTGCTGACATGCTGAAGAAAaccatggctgctgctgctgctgtacgtCCAAACAGCCAACAGTCGAAGGCCAGTAAAACCAGTGACAAGTCCAGGAGTAAAAAGTCTCAGAGGAGCAGGAACCAGACGGATCACGAGGAACTGGAACTGtcacctgcctgtctgcctaACGCTTCCCCCAATGAGGTTGTCAGTGACTGGCTGCGGAACATTCCCGCTAACAGCTGCATGCTCGCACTTGGTGATGGGCTGaatgaggaggagcaggagaagGTGGAGGAAGAGAAACCTGGAGAAGAGGAAGCAAAGGAGGAGGGAAGTCCAGAAGTGGGGAAAGTGGAAGACAAGGAGGAGGATGTTGAGGCTGACGAGGAAGaacagaaagaggaggaggctgAATGTGAtgcagcagaggaggagaagagttCAGATCCAGCTCCAGTTGGTGGTGATGCAGTGGGGACTCGCCCAAAAACTCTGTTGTCAAGCAGTGACGCTCTGCCCAAGAGTTGGCATTCTTCAGTTGCAGTGATGAAAGTTCTTCTGAGCTCCTCTCCGGGTCGATGTCAGAGCATGCCTGAG GTGTCTCCAGTTTATGGTCGTAGACTGAGCACATCAGCCAGGGGGTTTCTGGACTGTTTGGCCCAGCTCCAGCTCATTGAGCCTAAAGTGACCCCTGGCTTTGACCAACAGAAGGACCACAACCAGCAGTATGAGGACATTATGGCCATCCTTCAGTCTCTCTGGCTCACTTCACCCAGGGACATTGAAACCAAGGAGGGCAAGGACGTTGGCACAGAGCAGGTGACTCCACCGAGGTCCTCATCTGGGGTGGGAATGAGCAGTGGCTCTGGCGGATCAGGGAAGGAGAATGGAACTCAAGGTGGAGATgaaacaaatcaaaacaaaacaaaagagtcCTCTttacatgaggaggaggaggggggagcgGAGAAGGTTGGAGAAGAG gaagaggaaggaaatgcaGAGGCAGAACTCAAGGAAACTGAGGCAGAACCAGAGGAGACAGACGTTGCAGAGGAAGAGGTACAGAGTGAAGAACAAAGTCCAAGTCTGGACAGCCCAAAAGCCACTGAGAATCCCTCGTCATCGGACAAGAGCTCTGCCAACGACAGCTCCAAATCCCCCACCGATAACGAACACGAGACGGCGGAGGACTCAGGCAGCTCAGGCACGCCCCCGACTGTCCTGCGAGCACCATTGTCAAAACGACTATCCCAAGACCCTGATCCGGTGTGGGTCCTGCACCTTCTGAAGAAACTGGAGAAACAGTTCATGGACCACTACATTGACGCCATGGCGGAGTTCAAAGTTCGTTGGGACCTGGACGACAGCCTCATGTTGGACACCATGATCGGCGAGCTGAGGGAAGAGGTGAGCAGACGCATCCAGAGCAGCATCCAGCGCGAGGTGAGGAAGATTCAGAGTCGCGCCGGCAGAGGGGGGAAGTTGCCCCGGCCGCCGCAAAGTGCGAACCTCTCCAGGGAGTCCACCGTAACAGAGAAGAGGCGTCAAATATTGAAG GTCATGAAGAACCAGTCAGTAAAAACCGCTGATTGCCTGAGCGATGGAGAGATGACGGCTGAGTTCAGCGACCAGCGAAGCGATGACGAGTTCTGCCCCTGCGACGCTTGTGTTCGCAAGAAAATGGCTGCCCGGCCTCTCAAAGCTAACCCGCTTGCAGCCGAAGCACCAGTGATGATGGAGTTTGACCTCCTTAAGATTCTGCAGCTGAAGAAAACCCCATCGCCTGTGCCTGCAGTTGTGTCGCAATCTGCAGAGGTGGAAGGTGATAGCGAGGTAGCAGACGAGGAGGGGAGGAATTTAGAGGTAGtgcaggaggaagaagaggaggaggaaactaAAGAGGATATTAAAGCTGATGTTGTTTTAGAGGAGACGATCCCAGAGGAAGATGAGGAAATagggaaagaagaagaagatggggGTGAGGCAGgagatgatgaggaggaagaagcTGAAAAGGAGGAAAGTATTGCAGGTGTTGAGGATcaggaagagaaagaaacaggTGGTGAGGAAACTGGGGAAGAGGAGACATCAGGAAACGGAGTGGAAGAGGAAGAGGCAGAATGCCAATGCCAGTGTGCCAGAAATGAGGAGGAGAGCGACAAAGcagaagagggagaggaggaaacagCAGGAGAGGCTGCTGAGGAAACCAGCGACAACGCAGCTGAGGATGAGACAGGAGATGATGAAGAGAGAGcaggggaggaagagggggagaacgcagaggatgaagaggagccAGGGGGCAATGACGGAGAGACAGCAAccgagaaagaggaggaggagagtgacaaGGAGACGGTAAAAGAGGCAACAGCGGGTGAAGGAGAGACCACTGAAAATGTcgagggtgaggaggaggaagccGAGGTGGAAGAGTGTGAGGTGTCTGAATTTaaggaagaagatgaagaaaaggaaggagaagaagaaggaaaggaaggagaagaagaagaagaagtaaaGGAAGAAGTGACAGGCAAGGAAAGCGGAGAAGATGAGGATTCTGGGGAAACGGAGGATGACAGTGCTGCAAAAAATGAAGAATCCACGCCGCTGGAGGAGTTTGTGGAGGGTAACGTCAGCGCTTCGGCAGAAGGGGATGATGCTGCCGGAGAGGGGGAGTCACATGAAGACGAaaaggaaggagagagtgaaGAGCCAGCAGACGAGGCATCGGAGGAGGAAAGAACCTCATCAAAG GGCCAGGGGGTGACTGTGACCGAGGGAGAGGAGGCCGACGCCGAAGAATCGGACACCGACAGCAAACGTCCAAGCAACACCAGCGTGGCGGAATCAGGGCGTGAGGGGGCCGGAGCCACAGAAGacgaggaggggagagagggtggAGAAGATGGAGATGAGGCGGATGATGCTGTTGAAGAATTCaaaccagaggaagaggaggaggaggatggagaggTGGACAAAAGGGAGAACGGTGCTCTCTTCCATCAGTTCACCAGGACCTCTGTGGAGTCCCAGCCCGGCTCTTTGGAGGACATTGGCACAGAGTCACCCCATAACCTTGTCAGCTCCATAGAAGTGCCCAAAAGGGCTGCTTGTGTATGTGGCCAGAGGAGGAGCCGCTCGCCGGGCAGGGTCAAACGGTCCAAACCCAAAGAGTGTGAcgttgaattgaattga